One genomic region from Magallana gigas chromosome 3, xbMagGiga1.1, whole genome shotgun sequence encodes:
- the LOC105318686 gene encoding telomere repeats-binding bouquet formation protein 1 isoform X7: protein MDVGKHENEVQTDVKLLLECLKCQVNNQSAVKQALLTLSSIFSTYDFVKEYFKDIGGLLFLMDLLTSVENCEVQERALFCLGCAIERNVFCQKSLTTCNIFKFIQTILSRGSTAKVKQAATFFLINLVSNNGEGQVLVKQSQCLSTLIELLSFSLPINIRESDANEPGCEWFNGSGPTSVELWTSVVNALCVSINNPQNEENQKVCGLQLPFILKLLEKQSETFLLARHLMFLLGFVVSNNKSNQDQVRRLGGLDILCMILKQWYEKSSSEVLKEVVHIITTIDSCISDNADSANMLGKSGAIQILANVIHNDCLDTEDKIKVTITLGHAMENSATNRKLFLEAGNSLQDVVHILTSSEDEELVKALKYVLQISVQKDPCNDRDWQQPERDNKGIGENILKKINDLSMRLHSVEERECEFTNAPKAGTLNHFESNKSQTCMNINSLEGFKTDNEVKNSSYLNTLDKSELLKQSFENCVTQSEETLEKKQRLCESSRIDSPTVSTNTVQRTNGDILQQKVQNTGWQSPNSSVKSFDVDLSEMTPKKNTKHIGSNSEMTKGEFKVPLHPPPKRRSSCTRLPSVANSISDVESDHGFSDIQSEFDWKLLSGVSYETGGRGTIGTPSSVFSVIPVGRSKQLYKTPETNQLKQNKFCFSDPRFSVQSVNSIDTDLQSRKGEEGRFYIPRSLMKKENV from the exons ATGGATGTAGGAAAGCACGAAAACG AAGTACAGACTGATGTGAAGCTGTTACTGGAATGCTTAAAATGCCAAGTCAATAACCAGAGTGCAGTGAAACAAGCCCTTTTAACATTGTCTTCCATTTTCAGTACTTATG attttgtcaaagaatatttcaaAGACATTGGAGGACTTTTGTTTCTAATGGATCTTCTGACTTCAGTAGAAAATTGTGAAGTTCAAGAGAGAGCTTTATTTTGTCTTGGTTGTGCAATTGAAAGGAATG TGTTTTGCCAGAAATCCCTTACAACTTgcaacattttcaaattcattcaaacaatattgtCAAGAGGTTCAACTGCCAAAGTCAAGCAAGCAGCAACCTTTTTCCTCATTAATCTTGTTTCCAATAATG GCGAGGGTCAAGTATTGGTGAAACAAAGTCAATGTCTGTCTACTCTGATTGAATTGCTAAG cTTCTCATTGCCAATAAATATTAGAGAGAGTGACGCAAATGAGCCTGGATGTGAGTGGTTTAATGGATCTGGACCAACCAGTGTAGAGCTGTGGACTAGTGTAGTGAATGCTTTGTGTGTCAGCATTAATAATCCTCAAAATG aggaaaatcaaaaagtgtGTGGACTTCAACTTCCATTCATTCTGAAACTCTTGGAGAAGCAAAGTGAAACGTTTCTCCTGGCAAGACACTTGATGTTTCTTCTTGGCTTTGTTGTGTCAAATAATA AGTCCAATCAGGATCAGGTTAGAAGATTAGGAGGTTTGGACATTTTGTGTATGATTCTTAAACAGTGGTATGAAAAATCCAGCTCAGAAGTGTTGAAAGAAGTTGTTCACATTATCACCACCATTGATTCCTGCATTTCAGATAATG CTGACAGTGCCAATATGCTGGGAAAATCAGGAGCCATTCAAATATTGGCAAATGTCATTCATAATGACTGCTTAGATACTGAAGACAAGATAAAAGTAACAATTACTTTGGGACATGCAATGGAAAATTCAG CAACTAATCGAAAGTTATTCCTAGAAGCTGGAAATAGTCTGCAAGATGTTGTTCACATTTTGACATCATCTGAAGATGAAGAATTGGTAAAAGCTCTTAAATATGTTCTACAGATTAGTGTTCAAAAAG atcCATGTAATGACAGAGACTGGCAGCAACCAGAACGAGATAATAA AGGTATTGGAGAaaacattttgaagaaaataaatgatttatcaaTGCGCCTTCACTCTGTAGAAGAGAGAGAATGTGAATTCACAAACGCTCCAAAGGCAGGCACcttaaatcattttgaaag CAATAAATCACAGACATGTATGAATATCAATTCTCTGGAAGGATTCAAAACAGACAATGAAGTGAAAAATAGTAGTTATCTTAATACCTTGGATAAATCTGAACTTCTAAAG caaagttttgaaaattgtgTTACCCAAAGCGAAGAAACTTTGGAAAAAAAGCAGCGATTGTGCGAATCTTCTCGTATTGATTCACCGACAGTTTCCACGAACACAGTTCAGAGAACAAATGGTGACATTTTACAACAGAAAGTTCAAAATACCGGATGGCAGTCTCCAAACTCATCTGTTAAGAGTTTTGATGTGGACCTCTCTGAAATGACCCCcaagaaaaacacaaaacataTCGGTTCCAATAGTGAAATGACCAAAGGAGAATTCAAAGTTCCGCTGCATCCTCCGCCTAAGAGACGATCAAGCTGCACAAGACTTCCTTCAGTTGCAAATTCTATTTCTGATGTTGAAAGTGACCATGGGTTTTCTGACATCCAGTCGGAATTCGACTGGAAACTTTTATCTGGTGTTTCGTATGAAACGGGTGGGAGAG GTACAATTGGTACACCTTCCAGTGTATTTTCGGTCATTCCCGTAGGAAGATCAAAACAGCTGTATAAAACACCTGAAACCAATCAactcaaacaaaacaaattttgtttttctgatcCAAGGTTCAGTGTTCAGTCCGTCAACAGCATAGATACGGATTTACAGTCACGCAAAGGTGAAG AAGGAAGATTTTACATACCGAGAAGTTTGATgaagaaagaaaatgtatag